The sequence GTCAATTCAAAAGCTGCAAAAATCGTTTGTTGCAGtcatttttcttataatttaaaaataaataatcgtGCAGTTTTATATCTGTCTGGGTGACCCCTCTGTATTTAATTTCTTTCCAAATAAGTGCACACCAAGATTCCAACGAGCCACAAGTGGTTGAGCAGATGGAGGGAAAGTGTCAAATTCTTCTAATGGATAACAAACAGTTAGTGGATGATTTGGTGTGAAAATCCCTCCTATTTTCCTACTCGTGATGACACTTctcaaatatcaaaacttcTAGAGAgaactttttcacaatttgaagTTAGTGGTCCCAATGCAATCTACGCAGATTTCATCTACTACTGTTATTTTACCAAGTGAAGTGATCCAACCGCCACAGCAATCTGCAGTTCCTTCAGAGTTTAAAAATACACTTCCGTCGCGTTTAAATCTATTTGAAGGTTTTGATCAGTCATTTTCTGAACTTACAAATCCATATCAACCAGTTATTCCGTTGATGCAGAGAGAATCCTTGTTAGGTGCAAGTTCATATTATAGTGAGTTCAATcgatatttatttaaaataaaagctTGTTTGAAAAACCATTTGATGATTTCAGGTTCTCCAAGTCAAAATCAGAGATCTTATCAGAATCACCGTCAACATTCTAATCCAGATACTATCAATCTGAGATCACAACAGCAGAAGAGAAAACCGAGAGTTTTGTTCACACAACATCAGGTGTGTGGGTTATGATTTCCGGTTCAGGAACTTTGGGCTCTTCagtagttaaaaattttgaaccacaGTAGTAACATTTAGTTTCAACACAACCAATTGTCTCCTTAGACGGtctggaaaatgtgaaaaaaacaaccaaaactGACTATATACTGACtaattttttccatcaaattcttaaaaatctcTGGAAAAGACACACGAGAGCATATCTAGATGAATCTTACGGCAGTCACCAACCAATTTTATCTtaaatcagtttaaaaaaaatttacttgaaTGATTTCATTCTAGAATTTATTCTTAGAGAATGCAAAAATACGAATTAAGTAAGATGCATCATGATAGTCTATGTTTTTGTATACTTCACATGagttgtttcattttcaacttcaCATCCAATGTCTACATTTTTAGGTTAATGAACTTGAAGAACGATTTAAAAAGCAACGTTATGTGACAGCCACTGAGCGAGAAGAGCTAGCCCAATGTCTTGGCCTCACAGCCACACAAGTAATGTAATCGTATTACTGTATGTTTTACATAATCATTTTAAGGtgaaaatttggtttcaaaatcGCCGATACAAATGCAAGCGGTTAGCCCAGGACAGAACCTTACAATTGAGCCAGATCCCTTTCAATCCAGTGAGTTTAATTTTCCTTTCACGAGAGCtaaaattatatataaaaaatagtgCTTGACCTGAATAAACACAGCTTTTACaatgaacgaaaaaattcaaaactcacaTAAAAATTCGTGCGGAAGGTGTTTAAcaatcggaaaattaaaaattcaaaaaatcaattgtttgCTTTAGATGTTTGCATCAGCATTTCCATTTGGAATAAACAGCTTTGGAACTGCACCATCGTCTTCTTCGTCTGgatcatgattttttttttcaattttttcttcatatttatagctatttttcttttcaattacaCTGTTTAACTTTTGAGACGCatatttaacaaaataaataaaaacacacAGAGAAGTAGTAGTTATATATCGTTACTAAGAAGTTATTATCTTTCTGCCATAGTACTACAAACATGAGTTTTTTCATTCGATActtaaatttgatttcatgAATCAAACCGCCAACCAGTTGTTCACTCTTGATGAAAATGCTTCTAAATCGCCCTTGAAACACTTTTTCTGAGTTCCGAATGGTGTTGAAGTGCACTTGAACTTATTCAACTTCTCGCTTAACTAGCGGCAAATTGGCGAAGGGTTGACcgtaataatttaaaaactaaaatcacAGGTTTATACTGTGTTGACTACATGCAGCCTTGTTAATCGTAACCAACAAAACGATATTTGATGAGATGTTCTTCCATGTATGACACGCTGGGATtatatttccgatttttagcAATATAGGTCAGAAGTTCAGCATTTCGATGATCTGTAAAATATTTCTTTGAACTTCAACAAACCGTTGAAA comes from Caenorhabditis elegans chromosome X and encodes:
- the ceh-28 gene encoding Homeobox protein ceh-28 (Confirmed by transcript evidence), whose protein sequence is MQSTQISSTTVILPSEVIQPPQQSAVPSEFKNTLPSRLNLFEGFDQSFSELTNPYQPVIPLMQRESLLGASSYYSSPSQNQRSYQNHRQHSNPDTINLRSQQQKRKPRVLFTQHQVNELEERFKKQRYVTATEREELAQCLGLTATQVKIWFQNRRYKCKRLAQDRTLQLSQIPFNPMFASAFPFGINSFGTAPSSSSSGS